A single Elephas maximus indicus isolate mEleMax1 chromosome 2, mEleMax1 primary haplotype, whole genome shotgun sequence DNA region contains:
- the CD74 gene encoding HLA class II histocompatibility antigen gamma chain isoform X2: MEDQRDLISNHEQLPILGQRPQAPESKCSRGALYTGFSVLVALLLAGQATTAYFLYQQQGRLDKLTVTAQNLQLENLRMKLPKPAMPMSKMRMATPLLMRALPMEALPHGPMQNATKYGNMPQDYVMHMLLRTDPLKVYPQLKGTLPENLKHLKNTMDGLDWKAFENWMHQWLLFEMSKNSVEEKPTEAPTKEPLELEDLSSGVDMTK; this comes from the exons ATGGAAGACCAGCGCGACCTCATCTCTAACCATGAGCAGCTGCCCATACTGGGCCAGCGCCCCCAAGCCCCAGAGAG CAAGTGCAGCCGTGGCGCCCTCTACACGGGCTTCTCTGTCCTGgtggctctgctcctggcaggaCAGGCCACCACCGCCTACTTCCTGTACCAGCAGCAGGGCCGGCTGGACAAGCTGACGGTCACTGCCCAGAACCTGCAGCTGGAGAACCTGCGCATGAAGCTTCCCAAAC CGGCCATGCCTATGAGCAAGATGCGGATGGCTACCCCCCTGCTGATGCGGGCGCTGCCCATGGAAGCCCTGCCCCACGGG CCCATGCAGAATGCCACCAAGTATGGCAACATGCCCCAGGACTACGTCATGCATATGCTCTTG AGGACTGACCCCCTAAAAGTGTACCCGCAGCTGAAGGGCACCTTACCGGAGAACCTGAAGCACCTTAAGAACACCATGGATGGCCTGGACTGGAAG GCCTTTGAGAACTGGATGCATCAGTGGCTCTTGTTTGAAATGAGCAAGAACTCTGTGGAGGAGAAGCCCACTGAGGCTCCAACAAAAG AGCCACTGGAACTGGAGGACCTGTCC
- the CD74 gene encoding HLA class II histocompatibility antigen gamma chain isoform X1, producing the protein MEDQRDLISNHEQLPILGQRPQAPESKCSRGALYTGFSVLVALLLAGQATTAYFLYQQQGRLDKLTVTAQNLQLENLRMKLPKPAMPMSKMRMATPLLMRALPMEALPHGPMQNATKYGNMPQDYVMHMLLRTDPLKVYPQLKGTLPENLKHLKNTMDGLDWKAFENWMHQWLLFEMSKNSVEEKPTEAPTKALTKCQEEVSRIPAIHPGVYRPKCDENGNYLPLQCYGSTGYCWCVFPNGTEVPHTRSRGHHNCSEPLELEDLSSGVDMTK; encoded by the exons ATGGAAGACCAGCGCGACCTCATCTCTAACCATGAGCAGCTGCCCATACTGGGCCAGCGCCCCCAAGCCCCAGAGAG CAAGTGCAGCCGTGGCGCCCTCTACACGGGCTTCTCTGTCCTGgtggctctgctcctggcaggaCAGGCCACCACCGCCTACTTCCTGTACCAGCAGCAGGGCCGGCTGGACAAGCTGACGGTCACTGCCCAGAACCTGCAGCTGGAGAACCTGCGCATGAAGCTTCCCAAAC CGGCCATGCCTATGAGCAAGATGCGGATGGCTACCCCCCTGCTGATGCGGGCGCTGCCCATGGAAGCCCTGCCCCACGGG CCCATGCAGAATGCCACCAAGTATGGCAACATGCCCCAGGACTACGTCATGCATATGCTCTTG AGGACTGACCCCCTAAAAGTGTACCCGCAGCTGAAGGGCACCTTACCGGAGAACCTGAAGCACCTTAAGAACACCATGGATGGCCTGGACTGGAAG GCCTTTGAGAACTGGATGCATCAGTGGCTCTTGTTTGAAATGAGCAAGAACTCTGTGGAGGAGAAGCCCACTGAGGCTCCAACAAAAG CACTGACCAAATGCCAGGAAGAGGTCAGCCGCATCCCTGCCATCCACCCGGGCGTGTACAGGCCCAAGTGCGACGAGAACGGCAACTATTTGCCACTCCAGTGCTATGGAAGCACCGGCTACTGCTGGTGCGTCTTCCCCAACGGCACCGAGGTCCCCCACACCAGGAGCCGTGGGCACCATAACTGCAGTG AGCCACTGGAACTGGAGGACCTGTCC